A genomic window from Verrucomicrobiia bacterium includes:
- a CDS encoding VCBS repeat-containing protein has translation MPRFHSIHRPAFLLGAFVVLLAQLGAAGTGLPDPSDPAAVRRGGQLARTYCVTCHLFPEPQALDRATWHDQVLPRMKYRLGFSSPDLEQSANIRLLREQRRIPDKPVISETQWLDLAAYYLATAPEQSLPQEAPPPIAVGIPGFEVVVPEVRVPRPSVTSVRVLPDGGALVADNERQAVVVVGRDGRFAGVVPVGNAVASLRHFPGGILTGGLGSFLPADDLRGAVFWLTNSAGWQRGPDLIADLPRTADANAADLNGDGRLDYVVSVFGNNVGRLSWWEARPDGGLTEHELFGLPGTLRTEIADFNGDGHPDIAALVAQETEALFLFLGNGRGGFERTTVFQRPPYWGHSHFETADFNGDGRPDFLVTNGDNGEFTSPSKRYHGIRIHLSQPEGGWKEASFFPMYGAYRAVARDVDLDGDLDIAAIAFFPDYQRSPRGSFVFLQNDGTGRFQASTFAESATGRWLALDGGDFDGDGAVDFLLGSYIKGPTPVPAFLMEAWEEAQRPLILLRNVRPRPSAPSGSAVGAPR, from the coding sequence ATGCCACGATTTCACAGCATCCATCGGCCGGCCTTCCTACTGGGGGCCTTCGTGGTGTTGCTGGCCCAGCTTGGCGCCGCCGGGACCGGCCTTCCGGATCCCTCCGATCCGGCGGCCGTGCGCCGCGGCGGCCAGCTTGCCCGGACCTACTGTGTCACCTGTCACCTTTTCCCGGAGCCTCAGGCGCTGGACCGGGCCACCTGGCACGACCAGGTGCTGCCGCGGATGAAGTACCGGCTGGGGTTCTCGTCTCCCGATCTGGAACAAAGCGCCAACATCCGTCTCCTGCGCGAACAACGTCGCATCCCGGATAAGCCGGTGATCTCCGAAACGCAGTGGCTGGACCTCGCGGCCTACTATCTTGCAACCGCCCCCGAACAGTCGTTGCCCCAGGAGGCACCGCCGCCCATCGCGGTTGGCATTCCGGGATTTGAGGTGGTGGTTCCCGAGGTCCGTGTACCCCGGCCCTCGGTGACTTCCGTAAGGGTGCTTCCGGACGGTGGGGCGCTCGTGGCGGACAACGAGCGGCAGGCGGTGGTGGTGGTCGGACGCGACGGCCGGTTCGCCGGGGTGGTGCCGGTGGGCAATGCCGTGGCGTCGCTTCGGCATTTCCCCGGGGGCATCCTGACCGGCGGCCTTGGCAGCTTCCTGCCGGCGGACGACCTCCGGGGCGCGGTGTTCTGGCTGACCAATTCGGCGGGATGGCAGCGGGGTCCGGACCTGATCGCGGATCTGCCGCGCACGGCCGATGCCAACGCCGCGGACCTCAACGGCGATGGCCGGCTCGACTACGTCGTCAGCGTCTTCGGCAACAACGTGGGCCGGCTCTCCTGGTGGGAGGCGCGTCCGGATGGCGGTCTGACGGAGCACGAGCTCTTTGGGCTGCCGGGCACGCTGCGGACGGAAATCGCGGACTTCAACGGCGACGGGCATCCCGACATTGCGGCCCTGGTGGCCCAGGAGACCGAGGCGTTGTTCCTGTTCCTAGGCAACGGCCGCGGCGGATTCGAGCGCACCACGGTGTTCCAGCGTCCCCCGTATTGGGGGCACAGCCATTTCGAGACCGCGGACTTCAACGGCGACGGTCGCCCCGACTTCCTGGTGACCAACGGCGACAATGGCGAATTCACCTCGCCCTCGAAGCGCTACCACGGCATCCGGATCCATCTGTCCCAGCCGGAGGGTGGATGGAAGGAGGCGTCTTTTTTCCCGATGTACGGCGCCTACAGGGCGGTGGCGCGGGACGTGGACCTGGATGGCGATCTGGACATCGCCGCCATCGCGTTCTTCCCGGACTACCAACGCTCGCCCCGGGGAAGTTTTGTGTTCCTGCAGAACGACGGGACGGGTCGCTTTCAGGCCAGCACGTTTGCCGAGAGCGCGACCGGACGCTGGCTTGCCCTGGATGGCGGGGACTTCGACGGGGATGGCGCCGTGGACTTCCTGCTCGGCTCGTACATCAAGGGACCCACCCCGGTTCCAGCCTTCCTGATGGAGGCATGGGAGGAGGCGCAACGGCCTTTGATCCTCCTGAGAAATGTCCGGCCGCGACCGTCGGCACCGTCGGGGAGCGCCGTCGGTGCACCAAGGTGA
- a CDS encoding glycosyltransferase family 4 protein, whose protein sequence is MRVLIVYNTALDGRSVSGVQRHFAGVTRHWVAGGHTVDFLVARAAWPVFRDLYPHAQLISPDNWFDATGWLNKTWRYVFPYGWRMISAHRVPMASGYDMIYACCQAIFETYPSRVLARRLGAAFGAKVHHVLDAQQSRAGFFDRLYLLSERWSTRLLNRHADVILCSTPPVAADFARLERRLGLTPRVTAVVGYGLDFSEVAYSAGAPKEFDAVLLGRIHRHKGVFDVPALWGAVLARRPEARLLVIGEGPDRAELERRCTTAGFGDRIHFTGGIADAEKNRLMSRCRVGLSLSREEGWGLSVTECLGFGMPVVAMHLPIFDHVFPGQVDLVPMGDTARAAARVVHWLADDAARLQQSRRGRDFVEQYDYAPVAQAEMEALEAGVAAHRSRRR, encoded by the coding sequence GTGCGAGTTCTGATTGTCTACAACACCGCGCTCGACGGCCGGTCGGTGTCGGGAGTGCAGCGGCATTTCGCGGGCGTCACCCGCCACTGGGTCGCGGGCGGGCACACCGTGGATTTCCTGGTGGCGCGCGCGGCGTGGCCGGTATTCCGCGATCTCTATCCCCACGCACAGCTGATCAGCCCGGACAACTGGTTCGATGCCACCGGGTGGCTGAACAAGACGTGGCGATACGTTTTTCCCTACGGATGGCGGATGATCAGCGCGCACAGGGTCCCGATGGCGTCGGGCTACGACATGATTTACGCCTGCTGTCAGGCGATCTTTGAAACCTACCCGTCGCGGGTCCTTGCGCGACGCCTCGGGGCCGCCTTTGGCGCCAAGGTGCATCACGTCCTGGATGCGCAGCAGAGCCGTGCCGGATTCTTCGACCGGCTGTACCTCCTCTCGGAACGCTGGAGCACGCGCCTGCTGAACCGTCATGCCGACGTCATCCTGTGCAGCACCCCGCCGGTGGCCGCGGACTTCGCACGCCTGGAACGGCGCCTCGGACTGACACCACGAGTCACGGCAGTGGTCGGATACGGCCTGGACTTCTCGGAGGTGGCCTACAGTGCCGGGGCCCCCAAGGAATTCGATGCCGTCCTGCTCGGTCGCATCCACCGTCACAAGGGGGTGTTCGACGTGCCGGCCCTCTGGGGCGCCGTGCTGGCCCGGCGTCCGGAGGCCCGCCTCCTGGTGATCGGAGAGGGACCGGACCGCGCGGAACTGGAACGTCGGTGCACCACCGCCGGATTCGGCGACCGCATCCACTTCACCGGCGGGATCGCGGATGCTGAAAAGAACCGGCTCATGTCCCGATGCCGGGTGGGACTGAGTCTCTCCCGAGAGGAAGGCTGGGGCCTGTCCGTCACCGAATGCCTCGGCTTTGGCATGCCGGTGGTTGCGATGCACCTGCCCATCTTCGATCACGTGTTTCCCGGCCAGGTGGACCTGGTGCCGATGGGGGACACCGCCCGGGCCGCGGCGCGGGTGGTTCACTGGCTTGCGGACGATGCCGCGCGACTGCAGCAGTCGCGGCGCGGTCGGGATTTTGTCGAACAATACGACTACGCCCCGGTCGCCCAGGCCGAGATGGAAGCCCTGGAGGCCGGCGTCGCGGCTCATCGCAGCCGGCGCCGTTGA
- a CDS encoding DUF4956 domain-containing protein has translation MGNFLLHGDYSSGPDDLMGMALGMMLAFLGGHVVAWVYMACHSGLSYSRSFVNALVVLCLIVSVVMMVMANNLLIAFGLMAVFAIVRFRNILRDTLDTTYILASITIGMACGTRKFTTAIVGTLVFAILMLYLHWTQFGVRHRYDLILNLHWGRPQGDLGELSGLLDRHARRTTIASQRSNVGYEGTDLSYRLLLRDHSRLEELLGELRALPGVSRVTSLRAEDESEV, from the coding sequence ATGGGCAACTTCCTCCTGCACGGCGACTACAGCAGCGGGCCGGATGATCTCATGGGCATGGCCCTTGGGATGATGCTCGCCTTCCTGGGCGGGCACGTTGTGGCCTGGGTGTACATGGCCTGCCACAGCGGCCTCAGCTACTCCCGCTCCTTCGTCAACGCCCTGGTGGTCCTCTGCCTGATTGTTTCGGTGGTGATGATGGTGATGGCGAACAACCTGCTCATCGCCTTCGGGCTGATGGCCGTGTTCGCCATCGTCCGGTTCCGCAACATCCTGCGCGACACACTCGACACCACCTACATCCTCGCCTCGATCACCATCGGGATGGCCTGCGGCACCCGGAAGTTCACCACCGCCATCGTGGGCACCCTCGTGTTCGCGATCCTCATGCTCTACCTGCACTGGACGCAGTTCGGGGTGCGCCACCGGTACGACCTGATCCTCAATCTGCACTGGGGGCGTCCGCAGGGGGATCTGGGCGAGTTGTCGGGACTGCTCGACCGGCACGCGCGGCGGACCACGATTGCCAGCCAGCGGTCCAACGTCGGCTACGAGGGCACGGATCTGAGCTACCGGCTGCTGCTGCGCGACCACTCCCGGCTGGAGGAACTGCTCGGCGAGCTTCGGGCCCTTCCCGGAGTGTCCCGGGTGACCAGCCTGCGGGCGGAGGATGAATCCGAAGTGTGA
- the grpE gene encoding nucleotide exchange factor GrpE, with the protein MAAIAPPRLPRWPFVVGDLVLVTAAATVVLLGHRPLTPSHALVIAGLCAAGAWVMILPFLKEHAAAVRLQEQLGLADTARQIGELRSVADAVRDTTAQWQAIHDGTLQASRAAATTVEQVTKEARDLTEALGRANDQEKQALRLEAEKLRRGGTEHLQVLVHVLDHVHALFQAAARHGNTPLVTQLGQFRAACLDAVRRIGLVSYEAQSGEPFDPTAHQTPESREPGPGARIASTIACGYTYQGQALRRILVTVAEEETSPRENRVPDPEWVTPIREVAEDPTLDLPLEDGDPS; encoded by the coding sequence ATGGCAGCGATCGCACCGCCCCGGCTTCCACGCTGGCCCTTCGTCGTCGGGGATCTCGTCCTGGTCACTGCGGCGGCGACGGTGGTCCTTCTGGGTCACCGGCCGCTGACCCCGTCGCACGCGCTGGTCATCGCCGGTCTGTGTGCCGCGGGCGCCTGGGTGATGATCCTGCCGTTCCTCAAGGAGCATGCGGCGGCCGTCCGGCTCCAGGAACAACTCGGCCTTGCCGATACCGCACGACAGATTGGTGAGCTCCGGTCCGTCGCGGATGCCGTCCGGGACACCACCGCCCAATGGCAGGCGATCCACGACGGCACGCTCCAGGCTTCGAGGGCCGCTGCAACCACGGTGGAGCAGGTGACGAAGGAGGCCCGGGATTTGACCGAGGCCCTTGGACGGGCCAACGACCAGGAGAAGCAGGCCCTGCGGTTGGAGGCTGAGAAACTCCGCCGCGGCGGCACCGAGCACCTGCAGGTGCTGGTCCATGTGCTCGACCACGTCCACGCCCTGTTCCAAGCCGCAGCACGTCACGGGAACACCCCGCTGGTGACCCAGCTGGGGCAGTTTCGTGCGGCCTGTCTGGATGCCGTCCGCCGGATCGGACTCGTCTCGTACGAAGCCCAGTCCGGGGAGCCGTTCGACCCCACCGCCCACCAGACTCCGGAATCCCGCGAGCCCGGCCCCGGAGCCCGGATCGCGTCCACCATCGCGTGCGGCTACACCTACCAGGGGCAGGCGCTCCGACGCATCCTGGTGACCGTCGCCGAGGAAGAAACGTCACCCCGGGAAAACCGCGTCCCGGATCCCGAATGGGTCACGCCGATCCGCGAAGTTGCGGAGGACCCGACACTGGATCTGCCCCTTGAGGACGGCGATCCGTCCTGA
- a CDS encoding polyphosphate polymerase domain-containing protein — protein sequence MGEDKLQLQRWELKYVVPEELALAVREFVRPYLELDEYGAKRPDLSYTIHNLYLDSTDLAIYWGTINGNKNRYKLRLRFYEDNTHAPVFFEIKRRMNDAILKQRSGIKRSAVEPVLAGHLPSPSELVSGDPRQLVAIQRFVDLMHRDRAVPVAHVRYDREAWISVADNSVRVTLDRNVAISPEFVTRFSEQMDDPTCVFGRLVVLELKFTGRFPDWFKELVRVFNLRQGSASKYADGVARKGEASFCPAGVTPFAAMSAAASERRREARLSRLDNLLATAA from the coding sequence ATGGGCGAGGACAAGCTACAATTGCAGCGATGGGAGCTGAAGTACGTGGTTCCCGAGGAACTCGCACTGGCCGTGCGGGAATTCGTCCGCCCGTACCTGGAGCTCGACGAGTATGGCGCCAAGCGGCCCGACCTCAGCTACACCATCCACAACCTCTATCTCGATTCCACGGACCTCGCCATCTACTGGGGCACGATCAACGGCAACAAGAACCGCTACAAGCTGCGCCTGCGATTCTACGAGGACAACACGCACGCCCCGGTCTTCTTCGAGATCAAGCGCCGGATGAACGACGCCATTCTCAAACAGCGCTCCGGCATCAAGCGCTCGGCGGTGGAACCGGTGCTCGCGGGTCACCTGCCGTCGCCATCGGAACTCGTGTCCGGGGATCCCCGCCAGCTGGTGGCGATCCAGCGCTTCGTGGACCTCATGCACCGGGACCGCGCGGTCCCGGTGGCGCACGTGCGCTACGACCGGGAGGCCTGGATCAGCGTGGCCGACAACTCGGTGCGGGTGACCCTGGACCGCAACGTCGCGATTTCGCCCGAGTTCGTGACCCGGTTTTCCGAGCAGATGGACGACCCGACCTGCGTGTTTGGCCGGCTGGTCGTGCTCGAGTTGAAGTTCACCGGACGGTTCCCGGACTGGTTCAAGGAACTCGTGCGCGTTTTCAACCTGCGCCAGGGGTCGGCGTCCAAGTATGCCGACGGCGTGGCGCGGAAGGGCGAAGCCTCCTTCTGCCCGGCGGGCGTCACCCCGTTTGCGGCGATGTCGGCGGCGGCATCCGAACGACGGCGCGAGGCCCGCCTGAGCCGGCTCGACAACCTCCTCGCGACCGCGGCATAA
- a CDS encoding c-type cytochrome: MNTANRVLTSLGLLTGAVVLCIAGVDPGKLPAPAPVQGVTFDKDIKPLFEKSCVKCHGAEKQKGKYRLDSLEAALKPGESGDAVLKGDSAGSPLVHSISRLDPDIEMPPDGKADPLTPEQVALVRAWIDQGAK; encoded by the coding sequence ATGAACACCGCAAATCGAGTCCTCACATCCCTGGGCCTCCTCACCGGGGCCGTCGTCCTCTGCATCGCCGGGGTGGATCCCGGCAAACTCCCGGCCCCGGCCCCGGTCCAGGGCGTCACCTTCGACAAGGACATCAAGCCGCTCTTCGAAAAGTCCTGCGTCAAGTGTCATGGGGCGGAGAAACAGAAGGGCAAGTACCGGCTGGATTCCCTCGAGGCGGCGCTGAAACCCGGGGAGAGCGGGGACGCCGTCCTGAAGGGAGACAGCGCCGGAAGCCCGCTGGTGCACAGCATTTCGAGGCTGGACCCGGACATCGAGATGCCCCCGGACGGCAAGGCGGATCCGTTGACGCCGGAGCAGGTGGCTTTGGTCCGTGCCTGGATTGATCAGGGCGCGAAGTAG
- the lepB gene encoding signal peptidase I, producing MTFRRPFSKGRRRGDRARRLWVLAAVLSLVGLFSLRYRLIWVVGDSMLPTYASGNLLVVDRWAYHRSVPGRGDVVVARHQADWMVKRVVGLPGELIAVRDGQVQVDGVSVPEWHPVREGSLQIEPGRLPADRYALLGDNRELPPDALVHAVVHRDRLMGRVVFPARSSISPAKESRNLPSERIAQGTGGAGAPPERGS from the coding sequence ATGACCTTCCGTCGTCCGTTCTCTAAGGGGCGTCGGCGCGGCGATCGCGCCCGGCGACTGTGGGTCCTCGCCGCCGTGCTGTCCCTGGTCGGGCTGTTCTCCCTCCGATACCGGCTGATCTGGGTGGTCGGAGACAGCATGCTGCCCACGTACGCGTCCGGAAATCTCCTGGTCGTGGACCGCTGGGCCTACCACCGGTCGGTTCCGGGGCGGGGTGACGTCGTGGTAGCGAGGCACCAGGCGGACTGGATGGTCAAACGAGTGGTCGGCCTTCCGGGCGAGCTGATCGCCGTGCGCGACGGGCAGGTGCAGGTGGACGGCGTTTCCGTGCCGGAGTGGCATCCGGTTCGCGAAGGATCTTTGCAAATCGAGCCGGGCCGCCTGCCCGCCGACCGCTACGCCCTGCTGGGAGACAATCGGGAGCTTCCACCGGATGCCCTGGTCCACGCGGTGGTGCATCGCGACCGGTTGATGGGGCGGGTGGTGTTTCCGGCGCGTTCTTCCATTTCGCCAGCGAAGGAGAGCCGCAACCTCCCCTCAGAACGGATCGCGCAGGGAACCGGGGGGGCGGGCGCGCCTCCAGAACGAGGGTCCTGA